The following proteins are co-located in the Nerophis ophidion isolate RoL-2023_Sa linkage group LG04, RoL_Noph_v1.0, whole genome shotgun sequence genome:
- the LOC133550540 gene encoding uncharacterized protein LOC133550540 isoform X2, which translates to MIHTRLLAEFHLRTVRTMFFLATICLLGLASAQKVVKLSYCSIDEHHVRLDCKYSLPAESPEAFCKYTQGERLLDTTNPEEEQHAPFKNRAKARIFPGNICRLLFKNLPNGKSNFTCNIKQGDSPTASKTSVVEKKLLLPCSAQSVLLQSCSGLMLALMTFPVLLAFQRL; encoded by the exons GACAGTTAGGACAATGTTTTTCCTTGCCACAATTTGTCTTCTCG GCTTGGCATCAGCTCAGAAGGTGGTGAAGTTGTCCTACTGCTCAATAGATGAGCACCACGTCCGGCTAGATTGCAAATATTCTCTCCCCGCTGAGTCACCGGAAGCTTTTTGCAAATACACGCAAGGTGAACGACTCCTGGACACCACCAACCCCGAGGAGGAGCAGCACGCCCCCTTCAAGAATCGCGCCAAAGCCCGCATTTTCCCGGGCAACATCTGCCGCCTGCTGTTTAAGAACTTGCCGAATGGCAAGTCCAACTTCACGTGCAACATCAAGCAGGGTGACTCGCCTACGGCGTCCAAAACCTCAGTCGTGGAGAAAA AGCTCCTCCTTCCGTGTTCTGCACAGAGTGTCCTGTTACAAAGCTGCAGTGGCCTGATGTTGGCTTTGATGACATTTCCGGTGCTGCTTGCATTTCAACGGCTGTGA